The Paraburkholderia sp. FT54 genome includes a region encoding these proteins:
- a CDS encoding sugar ABC transporter ATP-binding protein: MLQDAEQPFFQMSGVSKSYGGAVALDHAELTVRRGRIHAILGENGAGKSTLLKVMSGVVQPDEGTMHFDGRQVSFASPAEANAAGIVCVYQELSLIPDLSVADNIYAANPPRRFGMIDRRAQRRQAEEALARAGASDINPLAKVRALPLSRQQMVELAKGLAHSPRILILDEATSALTAADVARVIEVLKRLREEGLALLFISHRMHEVKALADECTVYRNGRHVMSFEAGTRSDDEVVEMMIGRKYQHAFPAKPAAKPADQPADARGTAPVLACHDLAWSDTLRGISFSLQPGEILGLGGLDGQGQRELLLALFGVLRGCAGKIEINGKAVSIGSPTAARANEIGMALIPEDRKTEGLMLPMSVRENLSFAALDRMSTAGIIDRDRQQSLVEQMMELLAIKSFSVDAPVGSLSGGNQQKVVIAKWLMRQPRILLLSDPTRGIDVGTKQELYQLLRRLADEGAAIVFYSTDYGELIGCCDRVLVLYEGRIKKELVGSAITEQNLIASALDLQVGQIVPSTGVAL, encoded by the coding sequence ATGCTGCAGGATGCAGAGCAGCCGTTCTTTCAGATGTCTGGCGTGTCGAAAAGCTACGGCGGCGCCGTCGCGCTGGATCACGCCGAACTCACGGTGCGCAGAGGCCGCATTCACGCGATCCTCGGCGAAAACGGCGCGGGCAAGTCCACGTTGCTGAAGGTTATGTCCGGCGTCGTGCAGCCGGACGAGGGCACGATGCATTTCGATGGCCGGCAGGTCTCGTTCGCGTCGCCTGCCGAGGCGAACGCGGCCGGTATCGTCTGCGTGTATCAGGAACTGTCGCTGATCCCCGACTTGAGCGTGGCGGACAACATCTACGCTGCGAACCCGCCGCGACGTTTCGGGATGATCGACCGGCGGGCCCAACGCCGCCAGGCCGAGGAGGCGCTCGCGCGAGCGGGCGCCTCCGACATCAATCCGCTTGCGAAAGTCAGGGCCCTGCCGCTGTCGCGCCAGCAGATGGTCGAGCTCGCGAAGGGGCTGGCACACTCGCCGCGCATTCTGATCCTCGACGAAGCCACCTCGGCGCTGACCGCGGCCGACGTCGCGCGCGTGATCGAGGTGCTCAAGCGCCTGCGCGAAGAGGGGCTCGCGCTGCTGTTCATCTCGCACCGCATGCACGAGGTGAAGGCGCTGGCGGACGAATGCACGGTCTACCGGAACGGTCGCCATGTGATGAGCTTCGAAGCTGGCACGCGCTCCGACGACGAGGTTGTCGAAATGATGATCGGCCGGAAGTACCAGCATGCATTTCCTGCCAAGCCCGCAGCCAAACCGGCGGACCAGCCCGCGGACGCCCGCGGCACCGCGCCGGTTCTCGCCTGTCATGATCTCGCATGGAGCGACACGCTGCGGGGCATCAGCTTTTCGTTGCAGCCCGGTGAAATCCTCGGACTGGGCGGCCTCGACGGACAAGGCCAGCGCGAACTGCTGCTCGCGCTGTTTGGCGTGTTGCGCGGCTGCGCTGGCAAGATCGAGATCAACGGCAAAGCCGTGTCGATCGGGAGCCCGACGGCCGCGCGCGCCAACGAAATCGGTATGGCGCTGATACCCGAGGACCGCAAGACCGAAGGCTTGATGCTGCCGATGTCGGTACGCGAGAACCTGTCGTTTGCCGCACTCGATCGCATGTCCACCGCGGGCATAATCGATCGCGACCGCCAGCAGTCGCTCGTCGAGCAGATGATGGAGCTGCTTGCGATCAAGTCGTTCAGCGTCGACGCGCCCGTGGGCTCGCTGTCGGGCGGCAACCAGCAGAAGGTCGTCATCGCGAAGTGGCTGATGCGGCAGCCGAGGATCCTGCTGCTCAGCGACCCGACGCGCGGTATCGACGTCGGCACCAAGCAGGAACTCTACCAGCTGCTCAGGCGTCTTGCCGACGAAGGCGCCGCGATCGTCTTCTATTCGACCGACTATGGCGAGCTGATCGGCTGCTGCGACCGCGTGCTCGTACTGTACGAAGGCAGGATCAAGAAGGAACTCGTCGGCTCGGCGATCACCGAGCAGAACCTGATTGCCAGTGCTCTCGACCTGCAGGTCGGACAGATTGTGCCTTCCACGGGAGTGGCGCTATGA
- a CDS encoding ABC transporter permease gives MSGLRYWYAENRGAVFAFGLFVLMFAIYLVNYPSALSANVFQTAANKAVLLALVSMGQALVVLTAGIDLSIGMALVLTNCIGSWIVTGDSLHSALGIAGVLGAGALCGALNGVIIIFGRLQPIVTTIATGAVYYGLALLLRPVPGGSINEDLADALTGKVAGVLPASLVILLAAIVIVWIPFKRSAIGRAAYATGSSEPAAFLSGMPIRRAKFASYTLAGLLAAVGGLFLTFFTDTGDANLGSANSYTLFSIAAVVIGGVSLLGGKGSAIGAIFGAFAFRCIGDLLFVFNVDALWQPLFQGMILLLAVAIGACGLFRVRNRLEWFQ, from the coding sequence ATGAGCGGGCTGCGTTACTGGTATGCGGAGAATCGCGGAGCGGTGTTCGCGTTCGGCCTGTTCGTGCTGATGTTCGCGATCTATCTCGTCAACTATCCGTCGGCGTTGTCGGCCAACGTATTTCAGACGGCAGCGAACAAAGCGGTACTACTCGCGCTCGTCTCGATGGGGCAGGCGCTCGTCGTGCTGACCGCCGGCATCGACCTGTCGATCGGCATGGCGCTGGTGCTGACGAATTGCATCGGGTCGTGGATCGTCACGGGCGATTCGCTGCACAGCGCGCTCGGCATCGCCGGCGTGCTCGGGGCGGGTGCGCTGTGCGGCGCGCTGAACGGCGTGATCATCATTTTCGGCCGGCTGCAGCCGATCGTGACGACGATCGCGACGGGCGCCGTCTACTACGGATTGGCGCTGCTGCTGCGCCCCGTGCCCGGCGGATCGATCAACGAGGACCTCGCCGACGCACTGACGGGCAAGGTCGCCGGCGTTCTGCCAGCGAGCCTCGTGATTCTGCTCGCCGCGATCGTGATCGTCTGGATTCCTTTCAAACGCTCGGCGATCGGGCGAGCGGCATACGCGACCGGGTCGTCCGAACCCGCGGCTTTCCTGTCCGGCATGCCGATCCGCCGCGCGAAGTTCGCGAGCTATACGCTGGCCGGCCTGCTCGCGGCAGTCGGCGGCCTGTTTCTGACGTTCTTCACGGACACCGGCGATGCGAACCTCGGCAGCGCGAACTCGTACACGCTGTTTTCGATCGCCGCGGTAGTGATCGGCGGCGTGTCGCTGCTCGGCGGCAAGGGCAGCGCGATCGGCGCGATCTTTGGCGCATTCGCGTTCCGTTGCATCGGCGATCTGCTGTTCGTGTTCAACGTCGATGCGCTGTGGCAGCCGCTATTTCAGGGCATGATTCTTCTGCTTGCTGTCGCGATCGGCGCGTGCGGATTGTTCAGGGTGCGCAACCGTCTGGAGTGGTTTCAATGA
- a CDS encoding ABC transporter permease → MSHASATGRTTFVSRLTRRIDKPIVIAFACIVALLLVGGMFSRNFTSPEYILLQLKVGAFLGIIATGLMMVILLGHIDLSLPWTITVGAMMACAVAGHGDLGRVLAIPVGIGCGVLIGIVNGILVALLRIPSMIATLATNAVAQGIMIVYTGGSSPQDSAPEVMRWLAAGWLVPGVPNAVALWVVIGGATMFLLSRTTFGRTLYAIGNTERAAYLSGIDTRLVTVTAFAVCSAFAAFGGVLLAGYASKAAQSMGDAYLLPAIAAVVLGGTSILGGRGSYLGTVAGAILITLLQSILSVAQMPEAGRQIIYGVVIAAMLLLYGRSKREA, encoded by the coding sequence ATGAGCCACGCTTCCGCGACCGGCCGGACCACGTTCGTGTCGAGGCTCACCCGCAGAATCGACAAACCGATCGTGATCGCATTCGCATGCATCGTCGCGCTGCTGCTCGTCGGCGGGATGTTTTCGCGCAACTTCACGTCGCCGGAATACATCCTGCTGCAACTGAAGGTCGGCGCATTCCTCGGCATCATTGCGACCGGCCTGATGATGGTGATCCTGCTCGGCCACATCGACCTGTCGCTGCCGTGGACAATCACCGTCGGCGCGATGATGGCGTGCGCGGTCGCGGGGCACGGCGATCTCGGGCGCGTCCTCGCGATTCCGGTCGGGATCGGTTGCGGCGTGCTGATCGGCATCGTCAACGGCATCCTCGTCGCACTGCTGCGCATTCCGTCGATGATCGCGACGCTTGCGACGAATGCGGTCGCGCAGGGCATCATGATCGTCTATACGGGCGGATCGTCGCCGCAGGATTCCGCGCCGGAGGTGATGCGCTGGCTCGCGGCGGGCTGGCTCGTACCGGGCGTGCCGAATGCCGTCGCGCTGTGGGTGGTGATCGGCGGCGCCACGATGTTCCTGCTGTCGCGCACGACCTTCGGCCGCACGCTTTACGCGATCGGCAACACTGAGCGCGCGGCGTATCTTTCCGGCATCGATACGCGGCTCGTCACGGTGACCGCCTTCGCCGTGTGCAGCGCGTTCGCCGCGTTCGGCGGCGTGCTGCTCGCGGGCTATGCGTCGAAGGCCGCACAGTCGATGGGCGATGCTTACCTGTTGCCGGCGATCGCGGCGGTCGTGCTCGGCGGCACGTCGATTCTGGGTGGACGGGGTTCATACCTGGGCACGGTGGCCGGCGCGATCCTCATCACACTGCTGCAATCGATCCTCTCGGTCGCGCAGATGCCGGAGGCGGGGCGTCAGATCATCTACGGCGTGGTGATCGCGGCGATGCTCCTACTGTATGGGCGAAGCAAGCGAGAGGCGTAG
- a CDS encoding MOSC domain-containing protein has translation MQEAQGFPLDRAYAITDGSFTFDPGNPTPEPKTKFLMLAKYERLAQLKTRLIPETSELEVEHHGSTARFDLATDAGKEMAAFFMRDFLGVPLPGTPKVVHAPGHQFTDVSVHSVALMRSISLINLATVRDLAERVGMELDPVRFRANVYFDGLPAWAEMEWLDRHFCIGDARLKVIRRTKRCAATSVNPATGERDINLPLQIMDYVNHGDLGIYAEVLTGGTIKPGDKTVLEN, from the coding sequence TTGCAAGAGGCGCAAGGGTTTCCGCTTGACCGCGCATATGCCATTACTGACGGTTCATTTACATTCGACCCGGGCAATCCCACCCCCGAGCCGAAGACGAAATTTCTGATGCTGGCCAAATACGAACGGCTGGCCCAGTTGAAAACCCGCCTGATTCCAGAGACCAGCGAACTCGAAGTCGAGCACCATGGGTCAACAGCCCGTTTTGATCTCGCCACCGACGCCGGGAAGGAGATGGCTGCGTTTTTTATGAGAGATTTCCTTGGGGTGCCACTTCCAGGAACTCCGAAGGTCGTACACGCGCCCGGGCACCAGTTCACTGACGTCAGCGTTCACTCTGTTGCCTTGATGCGCAGCATCTCCCTCATCAATCTTGCGACCGTCCGCGATTTGGCTGAGCGAGTTGGTATGGAACTTGATCCCGTGCGTTTTCGCGCGAACGTCTATTTCGACGGGCTTCCTGCGTGGGCCGAGATGGAGTGGCTCGACCGCCACTTCTGCATCGGCGACGCACGTCTGAAAGTGATAAGACGCACCAAGCGCTGCGCAGCAACGAGTGTAAACCCCGCGACTGGCGAGCGCGATATCAACCTTCCGCTCCAGATCATGGACTACGTCAACCACGGAGATCTCGGAATCTACGCAGAGGTGTTGACAGGCGGGACCATCAAGCCGGGCGACAAAACAGTCCTGGAGAATTAG
- a CDS encoding alpha/beta fold hydrolase, translating into MGRVTHGLAVIATLLGFAAAAQAQEPAIGGVAEKYFEGNLPLESGQVIKDFSISYATHGTLNAEKSNAILMVTAIGGNHHRLDYLIGPGKALDTNKYFIITTDAIGNGLTTSPSNSVVQPGMSFPHFLIRDMVESQYRLVTRKFGIAHLVAVVGASMGGMQTLQWGVSHPDMMDALVPIVPLGRTPAWTKAVLDLTRQEIMSDPAWDNGNYKQPPQTGMRLWAGTMALITRTPELLKNTMPKSDDVDPWLLKTEDDGWKNFDARNWVYQTWAYDAHDIGTTPGLNGDYYQALRSIRARTLILAGVGDLLNPEPEALEAARYIQGAQFESIEPRWPSGHFSAAGVTQPEVDFQNRVIGAFLTKVYAGRSTS; encoded by the coding sequence ATGGGACGTGTGACACATGGGCTGGCGGTTATCGCCACATTGCTAGGCTTTGCCGCCGCAGCACAAGCGCAGGAACCGGCTATTGGCGGAGTTGCAGAGAAGTATTTTGAAGGAAACCTGCCGCTCGAAAGTGGGCAGGTCATCAAGGATTTTTCGATTTCGTACGCGACGCATGGCACCCTGAACGCAGAGAAGTCAAACGCCATCCTTATGGTCACTGCGATTGGCGGTAACCACCATCGGCTCGATTACCTGATCGGCCCAGGCAAGGCACTTGATACCAATAAGTATTTCATCATCACGACCGACGCTATCGGCAATGGGCTCACAACCTCGCCGTCCAATAGCGTCGTCCAGCCCGGCATGTCGTTCCCCCACTTCCTGATTCGCGATATGGTCGAATCGCAATACCGGCTTGTTACTCGCAAATTCGGCATTGCGCATCTGGTCGCAGTAGTTGGCGCTTCGATGGGCGGCATGCAGACTCTGCAGTGGGGCGTCAGTCATCCCGATATGATGGACGCGCTGGTTCCAATCGTTCCTCTGGGACGCACGCCGGCATGGACCAAGGCCGTGCTCGATCTCACGCGACAAGAGATCATGTCTGATCCTGCGTGGGATAACGGAAATTACAAGCAACCTCCGCAAACGGGGATGCGTCTGTGGGCCGGTACGATGGCATTGATCACCCGCACGCCGGAACTACTCAAGAATACGATGCCGAAAAGTGACGACGTCGACCCTTGGCTCCTTAAGACCGAAGATGACGGGTGGAAGAATTTCGATGCGCGTAACTGGGTTTACCAGACGTGGGCCTACGATGCGCACGATATCGGCACCACGCCAGGTCTGAACGGCGACTACTATCAGGCGTTGCGGTCGATCCGGGCGCGCACGCTGATTCTCGCTGGGGTCGGCGATCTGCTCAATCCGGAACCGGAGGCACTAGAAGCCGCACGCTACATCCAGGGCGCGCAATTCGAATCGATCGAACCACGCTGGCCGTCGGGTCATTTTTCCGCTGCCGGCGTAACGCAGCCGGAAGTGGATTTCCAGAATCGCGTAATCGGTGCCTTCCTCACCAAAGTTTACGCGGGCAGGAGCACGAGCTAA
- a CDS encoding aldo/keto reductase: protein MQHHTIGTSNLQVAPLVFGGNVFGWTADERTSFSILDAFVDHGLNFVDTADAYSQWAEGHQGGESEMIIGKWFKESGKRDKIVLATKVSRLKTRLGLSAANIEAAVDDSLRRLQTDYIDVYFSHFDDETTPMEETLGAYQKLIKAGKVRVIGASNFTGARLEAALKVSRESGLPAYQVLQPEYNLYDREGYETDLEPVAQAHNLAVVTYFSLASGFLSGKYRSRADIDKRARSPFLNKYLNDRGLRIVDTLVEVAKRNDTTPSTVALAWIIARPSVMAPIASTTSVEQLESLVAAASLQLSPEDLKLLNEVSAPAK from the coding sequence ATGCAGCACCACACCATCGGAACCTCGAATCTTCAAGTCGCACCTCTCGTTTTCGGCGGCAACGTATTCGGCTGGACCGCCGATGAGCGCACGTCGTTCTCCATCCTCGACGCGTTCGTCGATCACGGCTTGAACTTCGTCGATACCGCGGACGCTTACTCGCAGTGGGCCGAGGGTCATCAGGGCGGCGAGTCCGAAATGATCATCGGGAAGTGGTTCAAGGAAAGCGGCAAGCGCGACAAGATCGTGCTTGCGACCAAGGTCAGCAGGCTGAAAACGCGGCTGGGGCTGTCGGCGGCGAATATCGAGGCGGCCGTCGACGATTCGCTGCGCCGTCTTCAAACCGATTACATCGACGTCTATTTTTCCCACTTCGACGACGAAACGACGCCGATGGAAGAGACGCTCGGCGCGTATCAGAAGTTGATCAAGGCGGGCAAGGTGCGCGTGATCGGCGCGTCGAACTTCACCGGCGCGCGACTTGAGGCAGCGTTGAAAGTATCAAGGGAATCGGGCTTGCCGGCGTATCAGGTGCTTCAGCCTGAGTACAACCTGTACGATCGCGAAGGTTACGAGACGGATCTGGAACCGGTCGCGCAGGCGCACAACCTGGCGGTAGTCACGTACTTCAGCCTGGCAAGCGGCTTCCTGAGCGGAAAATACCGTTCGAGGGCGGACATCGATAAGCGTGCACGTAGTCCATTCCTGAACAAATACCTGAACGACCGTGGACTGCGAATCGTCGATACGCTCGTTGAAGTGGCCAAGCGCAACGACACCACACCCTCGACCGTGGCGCTCGCCTGGATCATCGCACGGCCTAGCGTGATGGCGCCGATTGCGAGCACTACCTCAGTGGAACAACTGGAAAGTCTGGTGGCGGCGGCGAGCCTGCAACTGTCTCCGGAAGACCTGAAGCTGCTCAACGAAGTCAGCGCCCCGGCGAAATAA
- the nfsB gene encoding oxygen-insensitive NAD(P)H nitroreductase has product MNLIDAVQTRHTVKAFEPGRSLPQASVDALLAALHYSPSSVNSQPWHYVVASTPEGRARMAKATQGAYAYNEPKVVNASHVIALCMRTDMDADHLDAVLEQEGHDGRFQVDGAKGMQDKTRRSYVDMHRYELRDVPQWMEKQVYLALGGLLVSAAVLGIDATPMEGFDSRALDLELGLRERGLTSVVLAAFGHRSEQDFNAKLPKSRLPREQIFTFM; this is encoded by the coding sequence ATGAATTTGATTGACGCCGTACAAACCCGTCACACCGTCAAAGCATTTGAACCGGGTCGTTCGTTGCCGCAAGCATCGGTCGATGCGTTGCTCGCCGCGCTTCACTACAGTCCTTCGTCGGTCAACTCGCAGCCTTGGCACTATGTCGTCGCGTCGACGCCAGAAGGCCGCGCGCGCATGGCCAAGGCAACGCAAGGCGCCTACGCATACAACGAACCGAAAGTGGTGAACGCCTCCCACGTAATCGCACTGTGCATGCGCACCGATATGGACGCGGATCACCTCGACGCTGTCCTCGAGCAGGAAGGCCACGACGGGCGGTTCCAGGTCGACGGAGCGAAGGGCATGCAGGATAAGACGCGTCGCTCGTATGTGGACATGCACCGCTACGAGTTGCGCGACGTGCCTCAGTGGATGGAGAAGCAAGTGTATCTTGCGCTGGGCGGACTGCTCGTCAGCGCGGCCGTGCTCGGCATCGACGCGACGCCGATGGAAGGCTTCGATTCACGCGCGCTCGACCTCGAGCTTGGGCTGCGCGAACGCGGGCTAACGAGCGTCGTGCTGGCGGCCTTTGGCCATCGCAGCGAGCAGGATTTCAATGCCAAGCTGCCGAAGTCGCGCCTGCCGCGCGAGCAGATCTTCACTTTCATGTGA
- a CDS encoding zinc-binding alcohol dehydrogenase family protein — translation MKAIVYDQPGLPIEDPRALYETELPKPEPGPRDLLVKIRAIAVNPVDTKVRAGMLGDTPRLLGWDAVGTVEAVGAAVTLFKVGDSVFYSGSVTRSGAYAEYGVVDERIAGHQPNTLDDARAAALPLTSLTAWELLFDRLCVAEGGGDGDAILIIGAAGGVGSILTQLARQLTKLRVIGTASRPQTQEWVRDLGAHDVIDHARPLQEELHRIGVEKVRFVASLTHTEARYPQIVDVLAPQGKLGVIDDPKTLDAMPLKLKAISLHWELMFTRSLFETPDMIRQHEILERVATLIDAGTLRTTLGEHFGAINAENLRRAHALIESNRARGKIVLEGF, via the coding sequence ATGAAAGCCATCGTTTATGACCAGCCCGGGTTGCCGATCGAAGATCCGCGTGCACTCTACGAAACGGAATTGCCGAAGCCCGAGCCGGGTCCACGCGATCTGCTCGTGAAGATTCGCGCCATCGCCGTGAACCCCGTCGACACCAAGGTTCGTGCGGGAATGCTCGGCGACACGCCGCGCTTGCTTGGATGGGATGCCGTCGGGACGGTCGAAGCCGTCGGCGCCGCCGTCACGCTGTTCAAGGTCGGCGATAGCGTGTTTTACTCCGGCTCCGTCACCCGCTCCGGCGCCTATGCCGAGTACGGCGTCGTCGACGAGCGCATCGCGGGTCATCAACCGAACACGCTCGATGACGCGCGCGCCGCCGCATTGCCGCTCACTTCACTCACAGCCTGGGAGCTGCTGTTTGATCGCCTCTGCGTTGCCGAGGGCGGGGGCGACGGCGATGCGATTCTGATCATCGGCGCGGCCGGTGGCGTCGGCTCGATTCTCACTCAGCTCGCGCGGCAACTGACCAAGCTGCGTGTGATCGGCACGGCATCACGACCGCAGACACAAGAATGGGTTCGCGATCTGGGAGCGCACGACGTCATCGATCACGCCCGCCCGCTGCAAGAAGAGCTGCACCGGATCGGCGTTGAGAAGGTGCGCTTTGTCGCGAGCCTCACGCATACCGAGGCGCGCTATCCCCAGATCGTCGACGTGCTCGCGCCGCAAGGCAAGCTTGGCGTCATCGACGATCCGAAAACGCTCGACGCGATGCCGCTCAAGTTGAAAGCGATCTCGCTGCACTGGGAACTCATGTTCACGCGGTCTCTATTCGAGACGCCTGACATGATCCGCCAGCACGAGATTCTCGAGCGCGTCGCAACGCTAATCGACGCAGGCACGCTGCGTACGACGCTCGGCGAGCATTTCGGGGCGATCAACGCCGAAAACCTGCGGCGCGCGCACGCCCTCATCGAAAGCAATCGCGCGCGCGGCAAGATCGTTCTCGAAGGGTTTTGA
- a CDS encoding LysR family transcriptional regulator, with protein MIRFDDLALFARTAALGSFSNAAREADLLPGQVSAAIQRLERELDVRLFARSTRSLRLTAQGEEYLPYAKQVLATLQEGRECLRGAADALQGPLQIAAPSDLGRNVLLPWITAFREAHPKLSVRLFLSDQLTDMFRDPVEIAIRYGRADNASYVALPLASDNRRVLVASPAYLQRHGRPRTLDELAGHHCLLYVLGGRVYDKWVFPVGGELRQVAVAGSLFCDDADVARRWAIEGQGIAYKSWLDVCADVQTGRLEVLMPEQPGEAAPLNLICTHRKQFFPAIRQLHEVLKERVSALTALLPKYAPHGTRC; from the coding sequence ATGATCCGGTTCGACGACCTGGCTCTGTTCGCGCGCACCGCCGCGCTCGGCAGCTTTTCGAACGCCGCCCGCGAAGCGGACCTGCTGCCGGGCCAGGTCAGCGCGGCAATTCAGCGGCTCGAGCGCGAGCTCGACGTCCGTTTGTTCGCGCGCTCAACGCGCAGCCTGCGGCTTACGGCCCAAGGCGAGGAATATCTGCCGTACGCGAAGCAGGTGCTAGCGACATTGCAGGAGGGGCGGGAGTGCCTGCGGGGCGCGGCGGACGCGCTGCAGGGGCCTTTGCAGATCGCCGCGCCGTCGGATCTGGGCCGCAATGTCCTGCTGCCCTGGATCACTGCGTTTCGCGAGGCGCATCCGAAGCTGTCGGTGCGGCTCTTTTTGTCCGATCAACTGACCGACATGTTTCGCGATCCGGTCGAGATCGCCATCCGCTACGGCCGCGCCGATAACGCGAGCTACGTCGCGCTGCCGCTGGCCAGCGACAATCGGCGTGTGCTGGTGGCGTCGCCCGCCTATCTGCAACGGCATGGGCGGCCGCGCACGCTGGACGAACTGGCAGGCCACCACTGCCTGCTCTATGTCCTGGGCGGTCGCGTGTACGACAAATGGGTGTTCCCCGTGGGGGGCGAGCTGCGCCAGGTGGCCGTCGCCGGGTCGCTCTTTTGCGACGACGCCGACGTGGCACGGCGCTGGGCGATCGAGGGTCAGGGTATTGCGTACAAATCGTGGCTCGACGTGTGTGCCGACGTGCAGACGGGCCGACTCGAAGTACTGATGCCCGAGCAGCCCGGCGAGGCGGCGCCGCTGAACCTGATCTGCACGCATCGCAAGCAGTTCTTTCCCGCGATCCGGCAGTTGCATGAAGTACTGAAGGAGCGCGTATCGGCACTTACAGCGCTGTTGCCGAAGTATGCGCCCCATGGAACTCGTTGCTGA
- a CDS encoding methyl-accepting chemotaxis protein has protein sequence MWIGLIVLGGCAALKSRRSMLEERQVGVRNVVESALSIVQAYGAKVTDHSMSLEQAQAAALAELGSIRYGKDGYLFVFDSRPVVLAIGNASVKSLIGKNVGDRADPSGKKYYLELAKAAAAGGGYVDYFGVAPDTGARVPKVSYAGVYQPWGWYVGSGVFLSDIDAAFRAELFGYLLILACIGGVVSSVMFVIIRNIKRSLGGEPAYAAGIVEQIAAGDLSVHVGGSLIHDGSLLAGMNRMQRSLATAVGLVRQSANAIDVASRELATGNNDLSARTEEQAASLEETASSMEQLTVTVKQNAEHAHEASLLAQNASELTDRSSAFVADLIASMHTIGEQSKQVGDIVGTIESIAFQTNILALNAAVEAARAGEQGRGFAVVASEVRMLAQRCAAAAKETRAIIDASAGTALSGSTTADRTGRSMTEVVDAIRRVAAVITEISAASSEQSAGIEQVRLAIDQMDEVTQQNAALVEQATAATNSLADQTGQLQAAVSVFKVVNA, from the coding sequence ATGTGGATCGGGTTGATCGTGCTGGGCGGCTGCGCGGCGCTGAAAAGCCGGCGATCGATGCTGGAAGAGCGACAGGTCGGGGTAAGAAACGTCGTTGAAAGCGCGCTCAGTATTGTGCAGGCTTACGGAGCGAAAGTTACCGATCACTCCATGTCACTTGAACAAGCGCAAGCCGCAGCATTAGCGGAACTGGGATCGATCAGATATGGAAAGGATGGCTATCTGTTCGTGTTTGACTCCAGGCCGGTCGTGTTGGCAATTGGTAATGCGTCGGTCAAGTCGCTAATTGGCAAGAACGTCGGCGACCGCGCTGATCCTAGCGGCAAGAAGTATTACCTCGAATTAGCCAAGGCCGCGGCCGCTGGCGGCGGCTATGTGGACTATTTCGGCGTGGCGCCCGATACGGGCGCGCGGGTTCCAAAAGTAAGCTATGCAGGCGTTTATCAGCCGTGGGGCTGGTACGTGGGATCAGGGGTGTTTCTATCGGATATCGACGCTGCGTTCAGAGCAGAACTGTTCGGTTATCTGTTGATACTCGCGTGCATTGGCGGGGTGGTTTCCTCGGTGATGTTTGTGATTATTCGCAACATCAAGCGTAGTCTCGGAGGCGAACCGGCTTATGCGGCAGGAATTGTCGAGCAAATCGCCGCGGGCGACTTGTCGGTTCACGTGGGCGGTTCGCTTATTCACGACGGTAGTCTGCTCGCGGGTATGAACCGAATGCAGCGGAGCCTCGCAACGGCGGTGGGATTGGTGCGGCAGAGCGCCAACGCAATCGATGTCGCTTCGCGTGAGCTGGCAACCGGCAATAACGACCTGTCGGCGCGTACCGAGGAACAAGCAGCCTCGCTGGAGGAAACCGCCTCCAGCATGGAACAACTGACTGTCACGGTGAAACAGAATGCGGAGCACGCGCATGAGGCAAGCTTGCTGGCGCAGAATGCCTCCGAACTCACGGATCGCAGCAGCGCCTTCGTGGCCGACCTTATCGCTAGCATGCATACAATAGGCGAGCAATCGAAACAGGTCGGCGACATTGTCGGCACAATCGAAAGCATCGCGTTCCAGACCAATATTCTGGCCTTGAATGCGGCGGTGGAGGCGGCGCGCGCGGGTGAGCAAGGGCGCGGTTTCGCGGTTGTTGCAAGTGAAGTGCGTATGCTTGCGCAGCGCTGCGCAGCCGCTGCCAAAGAGACGCGCGCCATTATCGATGCGTCTGCGGGCACGGCTTTGAGCGGCTCGACCACGGCAGACCGTACGGGACGCTCCATGACTGAAGTCGTTGACGCAATCCGGCGTGTGGCTGCTGTGATCACCGAAATATCGGCCGCATCCAGCGAACAGAGCGCGGGCATTGAACAGGTGCGCCTGGCGATCGATCAGATGGACGAGGTCACGCAGCAAAACGCCGCACTGGTGGAGCAGGCGACTGCGGCGACCAATTCATTGGCGGATCAGACGGGACAGCTACAGGCCGCGGTATCGGTCTTCAAGGTCGTCAACGCGTGA